CCGCGGGTAGTCCGGCTGAGCGGCCGCGAGCGGCTCGAAGAGGTGAGAAAAATTCTCGCCGAGCGCGGCTTCATGCCGGTGCTAACCTCGGAAGCCGGCGAGCAGCTGCTGCGCGAGCACAACTGTCCGGTGATGCGCCTCGCGGTCAAGCACGCCGAAGTGTGCGACATGGTGCACCGGTGGCTCGAGTCGCTGATCGGGGGGCGCCTCACGCGCGTTCGCTGCATGCGGCGCGGCGAGCCGTTTTCTGAATACCGGATCGGTAACCCTACGTAGCCGGCCTACATCCCAGACCACACGTGGGCATGTCAATACCCGCGCGCGAGAACGGAAGGGGCTATAATAGGAAGTGTCGTAGACCGGCTCTATAGGCGAGCGGGAATAGCTCAGTGGTAGAGCATCTGCTTCCCAAGCAGAGGGTCGTGGGTTCGAATCCCATTTCCCGCTCCAGCCCAATAAAATCAAGGGTTCTAGCGATTCTGCGTCGCCAGAACAGCCAGAAAAAGCAGACGCTCAGGCGTGGTCAGATGTTCAGCAATCTTTCTTACTGACTAGGCAGGTCGCAAACTGCTCCCGTCAAACAGTCGCAATCTACAAGGCTAACCTCAGCCGGCTCCAACGGGAAACTGGCGTAACCGTGCTGGCTGACGTTACGCCTCTTGTCGTTCAGAAGTACCTAACTGCTCTGCAAACTCGGATGAAGGCTGTCTCCGTCCACCAGCACTATCGCTGCCATCGCGCCTTCTTCGGCTGGTGCGTCGAAACCGGACTGCTCACTGAGGCACCGACCAGGGGCATCAAAATGCGGTGCCCCAAGACTCTCCCGAGGGTCCCCGAAGACGACACAATCGGACGGCTCCTCGCGGCCTGTGACGAGACCTTCGAAGGCCGTAGGAACCGCGCCTTAGTCTCTCTTCTCGCCGACTCCGGTCTACGAATCAGTGAGACATTGAGACTGAGGATCGAAGACGTAAACTTCAACGCCCGAACCCTGTCGGTGCGCGGTGGCAAGGGTCAGACGGATGGTGTTGGTTTCTTCGGTGCAGAGACGGCCCAGGTTGTGCGCTCGTGGCTTGGAAGCCGTACGGATGCGATGCTTGAGGACTTCCTGTTCTGCGACTAGCAGGGGCGGGCACTCAGCCGTTCCCACGGGCCCCACATCCTCCACCGTCTTTCCGTTCGTGCTAGCCTGAGCCGGAAGGTTGGTCCCCACGCACTCAGACATTACGCCGCTACGTCGATACTGAAACAGACGGGGGACTTGGAACTGGTCAGGCAAGTCTTGCGCCACGAAAGCCTCGCGATGGCCCTTCGTTATGCTCATCTAGCGAAGCCGGACGTGAGTCGGAAATTCAGGAGGGCCAGTCCGCTCGACAACCTGAGAGCGGGCCGCTGATAAGGAATCTGAACGGGTTGCGGGGGCCGGGGGTTTTCCGGCCCTCTATCTATCCTTGCCAGCACCCATAAGAGCAAAGGGGACTTCGGTAGGAACTCTAGACACCAATGAGGAACGATGTGCCGCTGGGTTTTCCAGAATTGCCTATTTCAATCGTTTCTTGTTCGTAGCGTTGTCCCACACTTGTTGTCGTCCGCAGCCGCTCCTGAACACGACTGGTCCGAATAGAATCGAGGGGGGAGTCTATGGGCTTGATACGTGGTTTGGTTCAGCACGTCTCTGCCCTTGTTTCCGCAAAACCTAGTCGATGCCGCGAGCATATTGGTATGGCGCGGTGGCTCAAGACCGGTGCTCTGTTGCTCGCTTCACTAGGTATCGCTTTTGCTCTTATCGTTCCGTCTGCCGCGTTGGGAACCATTACATCTTTTAGTTGCGGCCAGGTCTTCGGCGTCAATGGAACCTCCCCGACGTATTCTATTGTGGGGTTTCAAGATGTAAGCAGGACCTACCTCGGATTCAAGGCGAACGTCGCCTTCATTACGAGTTCCTGTGGAAATAATGTCAGCATACCAGGCGCCACCTCAGTGTTTCCGCAGGCCATTAGCCCGGACGGTTTTATGACCGGCATTTATGAGGCCTCAGATACAACGCGGCCTGCTTTTGTGATGGACCCGCAAGGGAATGTCCTTTCCTTCAAGGCGGCTAACCTTTCCGGCGACGCCAACGCCTATGGCCAGCATCCAAACGGAATTACCGTCTCAACTGGCGGCATCGCGTGGGTGGTGGGATCCTACCTCACCAACAAAGGAAAGACATCGCACTCCTTCGCCGTCCAAGTCAATACCAGCGCTAGTCCGACGATCGTCAGCGGGAGTTGGATTTCGTTCGACATTTCAGTGGCCGGGAGCGGCACTGCCAGAGGCGTGGATGGCGCCGACCCCGCTAGTGTAATCGTGGGTTCTTATCCGGATGCGAGTGGAAAAGATCAAGGGTTTGTGCTCAACCTCGCTGACCTGAAGGCGGCGAGACAGGCTGCGCCGCAGGTGACGGTCATACCGCTCAGTTCTGTGGCTACCCTGACCTGTTCCGGCGCGATTGGCGGCCGTATTCATGGCATCAGCGACGGTGGTCGGATCGTCGGGGTAGCCTTCACGGGCACTGTGTCAGGGTACGCTTATTGGGTGGATGGCGGCCCCTGGACTAAAGGTTCAGTCAACCACCCGGTCTGCAACCAAATCCCCGTTCCGGGCGCGTCGAAGGGCGGCGAGACATGGGCGTCCGGAGTTACCTCGGATGGCGTGTATATCGTCGGACAGGGCGGCAGCGCAGACTGGGTCTATCAGCCATAGAGTCCTAGACTAAACTAAGTCTGTGACGGTATCCGTACGCCGCGCCAGTGGGGCGCCGTGCCGGATTCCGGCCAGGCCCCGAGCCACGTCGCCGACAGCGGCGTGGCTGCTCCTCCGTGCGCCGCGTCCCGCGTGGCCTAGCTTATCTGCGACGACGGTGCGGTATGCGGTTTCGTACATTTCGGCCATACGGCGCGCAGAAAAGTGGTTCTCCACATGGGTCCGGCAGGCGGCCCGGGAGAGGTTGTCTATTCTCTGGACCGCGTCGATCATTTCTGCCTGCGAGCGACAGACAAATCCTGTTTGACCGTGGACCACGACCTCCGGCACGGACCCAAGGTTCATGGCGATCACCGGCGTGCCGCAGGCCATCGCTTCGATCATCGTCATCCCAAACGGCTCCGGCCAGTCGATCGGGAAGAGATAGGCAAACGCGTTGCCCAGAAACTCGTCCTTTTGCATTTCGTCGATTTCGCCGATATATTCCACCCGGGGATCGCATAGCATCGGTTTGATCTTCGCCTTGAAGTACTCGTCGTCGACCGGGTCGACTTTTGCGGCGATCCGAAGCGGCATATCCACGGCCTGGGCAATTTTGATCGCCCGGTCGACACCCTTCTCCGGCGAAATCCGTCCTAAGAAAGCAAGGTAGCCGCCTGAGCCCTGCCGTAACGTGAAGTGTCTCAGGTCGATCCCGTTATAGACGGTCGCCGCCCACCGAGCATGGCGAATGGGGCGTCGCTGAGCGTTACTGATCGACACGAGGTACTGGTCGGAAAACTCCGCGTACACGTCCTGGAGCTCCGCGAGATCGAGGCGCCCGTGGAGCGTTGTGACCATCGGCGTCCGGATCTGGCGGGCCGTCGGCATGGCGAGGTAATCAAGATGATTGTGAATGATGTCAAAGTCCCGTGCCCGCGCGCTGACCTTTCCCAACTCGATCATCGTATATGCGACGTGATTCCGCATGTGGGGGTTCAGCCGCAGGCCCTCCGGACAGCATGCCACCAGCTCCGCAGATGTCTCTGAATCCCCGCTCGCAAAGAGCACGACGTCATGGCCTCGCCGTACGAGCTCCTCCGTTAGGCCGGAGACGACACGCTCAGTGCCGCCATAGAACCGCGGCGGCACACTTTCAGCAAGTGGGGCAACCTGAGCAATCTTCATTGGTACTCCTCTTTTCCTTCGAAGTATTGCAGCCTTGGTCGAACACGACGACCATCCCCTTGTGCCACGGTGATTGACGGGCCGTTCGCCGCCGCGGCGCGGTAGCTCCCGAATCAGGAGACGGCGCGAGCGGGCGAGCGAAACGTCGCGAGCGCCGCGGCAACGGAGACGAAGATGGGCATCGCCTGCTCGTGCCCCTCGGCTTCGAGAAGCGCGCGCACGACGGGACTCGGCGCCGCGAACACGAGCCGCTGTCCGCACTGAATGAACAGCTGATGCATATCCAGCAACGCACGCATCCCATCAGGATCGACGCGCGGGATCGCCTTCAGGTCGACGATGACGTTGAGGTGGTCCTCACGCAGTGCCCTCAGATTGGACCACAGGACGGGAATGGCGGCCGCGTTGACCTCTCCGACGGGACGAACCACCATGGCTTCGTTGGTCCGTTCGCTCACCCACTCGAGGCCGCCGACATGCAGGTCCGGAGATGATGTGGACATGTGTGCACCGTGCTTTCTCCTCCGAAGAGCCGACCAATGTCCGGGGAAAGGTTCGAGGACACGAGAAACAGGAGGCATACTCACCGTACTCCTTCGCAGGCGGATACACAAGAGAATCTTGGTAGAGTCACTCCCTGGAGGAGACCCGGTACGTCCCTCAACAAGATCTTGGGGCAACGGTCCCACGTCGTGACGAGTGCAGGTGTGAACGGTGCTCACCGGGATCAAGGTCGGTCCGGATGTCATCACCATCAACCGGGGACAGACCTTCATGGTCAGCGCGCTGGACGGGGTCGTCAAAGGGACCGCGGAACAGGGGTTGTTCACCCACGATGTCCGGTTTCTTTCGCACTACCGCTACAAGATCAACGGGCGGAAATGGTCCCTAGTGACCTCGTCTCCTTTATCGCACTCTGCTGCGCGGTTCGAATTCGCCAATCCCGCGCTGCTGAGCGCGTCCGGGCCGATCCCGAAACACGTGGTGGGGCTTTCTGTCGAGCGGGCCGTCTCCGGCGGGGTCCATGAAGACCTGGACCTAGTCAATTACCAGCGCGTCCCGGTAGAGCTCACGCTGGAGATCGAGCTCGGGACCGACTTTGCCGATCTGTTTGAGGTGCGGGGGCATCATCCCAGAATTCGGCGTACGATTTCGACGGAGTGGGACGCCGAGCATCAGCGCCTGCACGCGGTATACGTGCGGGACGGCTACCGGGCCGGATTTACCTATCAGCTCGAACGACAGTCCACCCCGGGCCGGTGGCAGGGATCCAGACTGCAATTCGACTTTATCCTCCAGCCCGAGGAAATTTGGCACCTCTGCGCCCACCTGATACCCGAAGTCGATGGAATCGCCTTCGCCCCGCCGGACCGGTGTTATGAGGCGGGAGAAAACGGCACAGAGTTTGAGACACGCTGGCGCGCAGCCGTCACACATGTACGCTCCAGTGACGATACGATGACACGCACGGTGCGCCAGGCGGCTGAGGACCTCGTCTCCCTATTGATGGAAAGCGACGGCCCGGGAACGCCCAGCGTCATCGCGGCCGGCGCGCCGTACTTCGTGGCGCTGTTTGGCCGAGACAGCATCATCGCCGGGCTGCAGACGCTCAGCATGGACCGATCGTTCAGCCTCGGGGCCCTGGAGAAGCTGGCGGCGTACCAGGCGACGCAGGTCGATGACTTTCGTGACGCCGACCCCGGCAAGATTCTGCACGAGTTGAGGGTCGGCGAACTGGCCCGGTTCCGGCAGATCCCGCACACACCCTATTACGGGAGCGCGGACGCCACGCTGCTCTACCCCATTCTGCTCCACGAAACCTACGCGTGGACCGGCGACCGCGCGCTGCTGGACGCGTACTTGCCCGCGGCAGAGCGCTGTCTAGACTGGATGGACCGCTACGGGGACCGAGACGGCGACGGCTTTCAAGAATACCGGACACGCTCCCCCCGTGGCATCAAGCACCAAGGATGGAAGGATTCTGGCGATGGGATCGTCTACGACGACGGGCGCCCTGTGGAACCGCCCATCGCGCTCTGCGAACTTCAAGGCTATGTCTACGACGCGAAGCAGCGGATGGCGGCCCTATTTGCGTCCGTGGGGCAGGAGTCGCGCGCCGCGCGTCTGCGCGCCGAATCCGATGTCCTTTTCGAACGGTTCAACGAGGCCTTTTGGATGGAGGACGAAGGAACGTACGCGTTTGGCCTCGACGCCGACAAGCGGCGCATCGCGAGTGTCGTCAGCAATGCCGGCCACTGCCTCTGGTCGGGAATCGTCCCCCCGGCCCGAGCGGGCCGCGTGGTGAGCCGGCTGCTGTCTGACGACATGTGGAGCGGCTGGGGCATCCGAACGCTCAGTGCCTCCCATCCGGCGTTCAACCCGTTCGCTTATCAGCGAGGCGCCGTGTGGCCGCACGACAATGCCCTCATCGCCGCCGGCTGCAAACGCTACGGGTACGGCGCCGCGGTGAGCCAGATTGCACGCGGCATTTTCGACGCCGCCGGTCTGTTCCAAGGCTACCGGCTGCCGGAGCTCATGTCGGGGCACCAGCGAAAAGCGCTTGGGTTCCCCGTCCAGTACCTAGGCGTCAACATTCCCCAGGCGTGGGCGTCCGGAAGCGCGTTCCTCCTGTTACAGGCCATCCTCGGCCTTCGCGGCGACGCCGCCCAAGAGTGTCTCTACCTTGCGCCCGATCTGCCGCCTTGGCTGACCTCGATTGAAGTCGAACACCTTGAGGTAGGACAGGCCCGGATCTCATTTCGCTGCTGGCGGGAAGGGAAGGTGCACCGGTTCGAGATCCGCCACCTGGAGGGGCCGTTGACTGTGGTGCCCCGCAGCGACGTCGTCCAGCACAGGTGACCCTCACGCGTGAAAAGAACACGGCCCGGTGACAAGCCGGGCCGCAAACGGTGCGCATCAGCACAATCATCATACTGCTGGCGACACGAACAGTCAATGGCCTTGGCACATACTCCCAGCGATCACGGTCTCGCTGATGCTGGCGATCTCGGGGCAGTTACGGCGTCCGCTGCGGCGGAATCCCACGCCCCCCATCCACGAATGGTTGGAGCAGCCGAGTGAACTCCATCGGGAACACCAACTTCGTGGCGGGGCCCGCTCCGAGGGCTTTCAGGGCCTCCAGGTACTGGAGGCTCATCGTATTCATGTCCACGGTCTTGGCGACATTGAAGATCGTGCCAAGGGCGAGCGAGAAGCCTTCCGCCCGAAGGATCGCGGCCTGGCGGTCGCCCTCGGCCTTTAGAATTGCCGACTGCTTTTCTCCTTCGGCAATGGTGATGGCGGCCTGTTTCTTCCCGTCGGCCTCGGTCACGAGCGCGCGCCGGCTCCGTTCGGCGGACATCTGCCGCGTCATCGCGTCCTGGACATCCTTGGGAGGGGTGATCTCGCGGATCTCCACGGTGGTCACCTTGACCCCCCACCGCTCCGTGACCTCGTCGAGCTTGGCGCGCATGACCTGGTTGATCTGCTCCCGCTTCGTCAGGGCGTCATCGAGGCTGAGGTCGCCGATCACGGCGCGCAGCCCGGTCGTGGCGATCCCCTGGGCGGCGCCGGCGAAATTGCCCACCTGGATGACGGTACGCTGCGGATCGAACACCTTCCAGTAGATCAGGAAATCAATGGAGATCGGGGCGTTGTCCTTGGTGATGCACGTCTGTGCGGGGATCTCGAGGAACGCCTCCCGGAGGTCCACCCAGACCGCCTTGTCGACGATCGGGATTAGGTAGACTAACCCCGGACCCTTCGGGCCGA
This is a stretch of genomic DNA from bacterium. It encodes these proteins:
- a CDS encoding glycosyltransferase family 4 protein; amino-acid sequence: MKIAQVAPLAESVPPRFYGGTERVVSGLTEELVRRGHDVVLFASGDSETSAELVACCPEGLRLNPHMRNHVAYTMIELGKVSARARDFDIIHNHLDYLAMPTARQIRTPMVTTLHGRLDLAELQDVYAEFSDQYLVSISNAQRRPIRHARWAATVYNGIDLRHFTLRQGSGGYLAFLGRISPEKGVDRAIKIAQAVDMPLRIAAKVDPVDDEYFKAKIKPMLCDPRVEYIGEIDEMQKDEFLGNAFAYLFPIDWPEPFGMTMIEAMACGTPVIAMNLGSVPEVVVHGQTGFVCRSQAEMIDAVQRIDNLSRAACRTHVENHFSARRMAEMYETAYRTVVADKLGHAGRGARRSSHAAVGDVARGLAGIRHGAPLARRTDTVTDLV
- a CDS encoding STAS domain-containing protein, with translation MSTSSPDLHVGGLEWVSERTNEAMVVRPVGEVNAAAIPVLWSNLRALREDHLNVIVDLKAIPRVDPDGMRALLDMHQLFIQCGQRLVFAAPSPVVRALLEAEGHEQAMPIFVSVAAALATFRSPARAVS
- a CDS encoding glycogen debranching N-terminal domain-containing protein, producing MLTGIKVGPDVITINRGQTFMVSALDGVVKGTAEQGLFTHDVRFLSHYRYKINGRKWSLVTSSPLSHSAARFEFANPALLSASGPIPKHVVGLSVERAVSGGVHEDLDLVNYQRVPVELTLEIELGTDFADLFEVRGHHPRIRRTISTEWDAEHQRLHAVYVRDGYRAGFTYQLERQSTPGRWQGSRLQFDFILQPEEIWHLCAHLIPEVDGIAFAPPDRCYEAGENGTEFETRWRAAVTHVRSSDDTMTRTVRQAAEDLVSLLMESDGPGTPSVIAAGAPYFVALFGRDSIIAGLQTLSMDRSFSLGALEKLAAYQATQVDDFRDADPGKILHELRVGELARFRQIPHTPYYGSADATLLYPILLHETYAWTGDRALLDAYLPAAERCLDWMDRYGDRDGDGFQEYRTRSPRGIKHQGWKDSGDGIVYDDGRPVEPPIALCELQGYVYDAKQRMAALFASVGQESRAARLRAESDVLFERFNEAFWMEDEGTYAFGLDADKRRIASVVSNAGHCLWSGIVPPARAGRVVSRLLSDDMWSGWGIRTLSASHPAFNPFAYQRGAVWPHDNALIAAGCKRYGYGAAVSQIARGIFDAAGLFQGYRLPELMSGHQRKALGFPVQYLGVNIPQAWASGSAFLLLQAILGLRGDAAQECLYLAPDLPPWLTSIEVEHLEVGQARISFRCWREGKVHRFEIRHLEGPLTVVPRSDVVQHR
- a CDS encoding SPFH domain-containing protein — its product is MGYELTIAVVVVALLLAYNGVKIVRDYQRLVVFRLGRTLGPKGPGLVYLIPIVDKAVWVDLREAFLEIPAQTCITKDNAPISIDFLIYWKVFDPQRTVIQVGNFAGAAQGIATTGLRAVIGDLSLDDALTKREQINQVMRAKLDEVTERWGVKVTTVEIREITPPKDVQDAMTRQMSAERSRRALVTEADGKKQAAITIAEGEKQSAILKAEGDRQAAILRAEGFSLALGTIFNVAKTVDMNTMSLQYLEALKALGAGPATKLVFPMEFTRLLQPFVDGGRGIPPQRTP